In Plasmodium vivax chromosome 14, whole genome shotgun sequence, the genomic window cttcccctcccacatacctcctcttcccctcccacatacctcctcttcccccACCGCAGAACCTCCTCTACGTGAGCAACCGACCCATCTACCACAGCTACGCGACGCAGACGGTGCTGTCGGACAGCgaaattatttacaaaaagagGATCAGCAATTCGttttacttcttcttcgACTTGCACAGAGTGAGTGACCGCTTCGCTTTGAAAATGCTGGGGGCCAGTGCGGAGAGCGAGCTGGTTAGGAATATGCTTCAAGTGGCACAAAGCGAAGTGGATTGCCCCGCCAGCGGACCCCCCAGTGAGGCAGCGCCGGCGAAGCTGCTGGGCCGAGCCAAGGAAATGCTGCAGAAGAAGCTGAAGGTGCTCGTGTTCACCACCCAAATGCACACCATCTTTAATAACAAGTGTTTGCTCATTCATGGAGAGTATGGGTACCAAATTGTGAAGGTGGCAtttgaaaaggaggaggaggatcccctcttcctcctcatctgcGAAAGGTCACTGGAGACGTTcctaaattatttaaaaaaatattattccaAGGAGAACCCAATTTTGGAGGTGACAAaggttgtaaaaataaaagggaaggaaCTGGAGGGCTGCTCCTACGTTAACTTCGTCAACCAGGTGGAAAgtccttttgtttttgtgtggaaaaacgaaattgatgAGTCGTTCGGCTCGGGCATCGTGCACGTGGCCCCTGCTCACGGCTTTGCAGACTATAACGTGTACCGCCAGAATGAGCAGCTCCGGAAGGTGCGCCTCGGCGGGGAGCACtaccaggggggggagcggcaaaggggggaggaagtgaGCGGCCTCGCGAAGGTGGGGCAAATTGGCAAGGTTTCCCCCCTGGTAGAGGCTGGCCACGTgggggaagccccccccctggacGAGAACGTGATCGACGAGAACGACGACCTGAAGGAGGAGTACGCGAAGGTGGTCCGGGAGAACTGCTTGAAGAACGCGGCGCTGATGAGGCGGGATGCGCTGTCGGGCGGGGGAGAGCGGAGGCGGCTGCTCATCAAGCTGCTCAAGAGCAAGCTGCTAAACAGCACTCCGCTGAAGAGCACCCCGCTGAAGAGCACTCAGCTGAACAGCACTCAGCTGAACAGCGGTTGGGGTTCGCCCCCCAAAATCAACATAAACCGGGAGGACGCCCACCTGCTGCTCTACTACGCCTTCCACGAGCATCTCCTGTTTCACTTCCCCTACGAGCACCTGTATACCTACGACTGGCGATCCCACACGAGCGTCCAGATCAAGTCGCTCCTCCAGATGTACGTGGACATCGAAAAGGTAAAACAGAACAAGTTGTTTTATGAAAGCATTCGGGGGATAAACTTTGTGAGTGACCACGTGAAGGACACTTTAATAAAAACCATTGAGAGTCGAAATGAGTGGTGCATAAGCAGGCAGAAGTACTGGGGGGTGAATATCCCTCTGAAGGATTTACTTATAGGTGGGGACTGCAAGGTGAGCTTCCGCCAGCAGATCATGGACGTTTGGTTTGACTCCTCCGTTTCGTTTCTCTACgttatgcacatgtgcaggcACATCCTCTTTAATGAGTACTTTAGAAGGGTGGTCTCTCCTcgcagggggaaaaagagcCCCGTTCCTTTGCTAGGAAGAACCACCAGcggggaggacccccccttCTTTGACATACACGAGGTGTATGAGCAGCTGGagaggggggagcagctGGAGAGGGCGAACCAAAGGGGAGTGGAAAAAGGAGACCTCCTCAACGATGTGAtgacgaagaggaagctATTCGACGCGGATGAAATGTACCGACGGTTGATGAGGCGACTCAAAAGGCAGAAGAACCCCTTTCAGGTGGGAAGCGTTAGAGAGCTCCTCCATCCGAATGGAAAGCAGAAGAGGGGGGACGCCTTCCTGCTGAGGGATATGGGCATACACCTGTGCTGCGAGGGGGTGGACCAGATAAGGGGCTGGTTCCagtcctttttcttcatttgcttCTTCGTGAATGGCGTCCTCAGGAGGGGTGCGGTGAACCAGGAAGAGGAGTCAACGGGGGGGCAAAGCGTAGCGAAAAACACACAGTCTAATGTAGGGAAAAACGTAGGGCAAAATGTAGCGCAAAATGTAGGGAAAAACGTAAAGACTAACGTAGCGCAAAATGTAGGGCAAAGCGTAGCGAAAAACACACAGCCTAATGTAGAGACCGACGCGGGGCGCGCCCTCCCCATCAGCAACATCATCGTGCACAACTACGTCGTGGATGGGAACAACGTGAAGATGAGCAAAAGCCTGAACAACGTGGTCTCCCCCCGCAGTTTGTTCCCCCTGAGGGGGCGCAGCAGCAGTGGCGCGGCTCCCAGGGGAGGAGCTTCCACCGAAGGGGGGACCACACCAGGGGGAATCACAACAGGGAAAACCCtaccaaaaaaggaaaacaccaaaggagaccccccccccggggaaaGACACTTCAACGCGGACATCGTGCGGCTGTGGGTTTGCTCCCACAACTTCGTCCAGAGGAACGTCTCCATAAGTCGCGAAATTCTGGAGGACatacacaaaaatattttcctaaaattttataacacATTCAAGTTCCTTCTGAATAATCTGCACGATTTGGACTTTGCTGATGTGAAGGT contains:
- a CDS encoding isoleucyl-tRNA synthetase, putative (encoded by transcript PVX_123885A; Apicoplast targeted protein. Curated by Stuart Ralph, Walter and Eliza Hall Institute of Medical Research, Australia.) produces the protein MKRRKTLAATAIVLVQAITQQWASLCLKRTPPVVKILNEPLCTGQSKAVPPCFVLAATHGRQRKHALNEHRSKIKDVIRQSVNLPVQLLPTTYASFDRQKHIQDLWNRERVYERRNFANVKKCLRDGRKKGRESPLGEGENGFSRGGPLTGGEKPLMERKKVLTNLKWAEVVDSISNKGRHRRGHNVNQFGKSIENLKKKKKKKKKKKKLLHFYRKVQEKIRIIHDGPPYANNDIHIGHILNKIVKDIHLKYMLMRNYCVMLIHGFDTHGLPIEYQVMNMLKIKNVQELSLPDCPAVSAAVSGNRSRVFTLRQGKTPSGGKTGGHFPTRREKRPHRVGDARATLVRDLLRREDVPLVSPSRAEKKIRYFKSLCKAYAAHFVNEQFVSLVSYGIWGLWDYTYVTFYGLYEDIQRAVFRSLLEQNLLYVSNRPIYHSYATQTVLSDSEIIYKKRISNSFYFFFDLHRVSDRFALKMLGASAESELVRNMLQVAQSEVDCPASGPPSEAAPAKLLGRAKEMLQKKLKVLVFTTQMHTIFNNKCLLIHGEYGYQIVKVAFEKEEEDPLFLLICERSLETFLNYLKKYYSKENPILEVTKVVKIKGKELEGCSYVNFVNQVESPFVFVWKNEIDESFGSGIVHVAPAHGFADYNVYRQNEQLRKVRLGGEHYQGGERQRGEEVSGLAKVGQIGKVSPLVEAGHVGEAPPLDENVIDENDDLKEEYAKVVRENCLKNAALMRRDALSGGGERRRLLIKLLKSKLLNSTPLKSTPLKSTQLNSTQLNSGWGSPPKININREDAHLLLYYAFHEHLLFHFPYEHLYTYDWRSHTSVQIKSLLQMYVDIEKVKQNKLFYESIRGINFVSDHVKDTLIKTIESRNEWCISRQKYWGVNIPLKDLLIGGDCKVSFRQQIMDVWFDSSVSFLYVMHMCRHILFNEYFRRVVSPRRGKKSPVPLLGRTTSGEDPPFFDIHEVYEQLERGEQLERANQRGVEKGDLLNDVMTKRKLFDADEMYRRLMRRLKRQKNPFQVGSVRELLHPNGKQKRGDAFLLRDMGIHLCCEGVDQIRGWFQSFFFICFFVNGVLRRGAVNQEEESTGGQSVAKNTQSNVGKNVGQNVAQNVGKNVKTNVAQNVGQSVAKNTQPNVETDAGRALPISNIIVHNYVVDGNNVKMSKSLNNVVSPRSLFPLRGRSSSGAAPRGGASTEGGTTPGGITTGKTLPKKENTKGDPPPGERHFNADIVRLWVCSHNFVQRNVSISREILEDIHKNIFLKFYNTFKFLLNNLHDLDFADVKVMGEEEEDLQLMDRYILSKEKNLIRSCLEAYATFQLQLLMKHVLNFVNRDLAIYLDYCKDRLYVHERNSLSRRNCQKVLHILLVDLLKVLAPVVPHLCEDVYGQLISLKRRTQTLPFQKRKTLKEKSLFFSQMPTVKRRRDVHLETLFLLKYFAHKQMNGHLSNSLEAVVYLHSDSEEVITLVKRFLKAPNPLTSFNNHDDLRFLFNVSNVILCEDLTELKKRDPAFRTYTIPLVRGGEGAPQESGEVDLLLRGGQTEEDPFQAWLRADGASRRASVSVGIAKSAGAKCARCVFPPRGGNASG